The Salmo salar chromosome ssa06, Ssal_v3.1, whole genome shotgun sequence genome window below encodes:
- the LOC106606306 gene encoding nuclear distribution protein nudE-like 1-B: protein MDTDMIPTFTSKDQEIDYWKALSLKYNNSYHEAQEELVEFQEGSRELEAELEAQLGQAEHRLRDLHTENQRLKSELDNLKEKLEQQYAQSYKQVSMLEDDLGQTRGIKEQLHKYVRELEQANDDLERAKRATIVSLEDFEGRLNQAIERNAFLESELDEKESLLVSVQRLKDEARDLRQEMVVRERTADRMSAPSSPTLDMDKMDSAVQASLSLPVTPVGKGMEHPFINPKSSVLTNGCGPGGSPLTPSARISALNIVGDLLRKVGALESKLAACRNFAKDQAVRKTYSTSSTNMITGNGNLINSNATKFSHSLHTTYYDKTAVNGLDPSTLTALASPRTVSPPGMLPLTV from the exons ATGGACACAGACATGATACCAACATTCACTTCAAAGGACCAGGAGATTGACTACTGGAAGGCCTTATCCCTCAAGTATAACAACAG CTACCATGAGGCCCAGGAGGAGCTGGTGGAGTTCCAGGAAGGGAGCAGAGAGCTGGAGGCGGAGTTAGAGGCCCAGCTAGGACAGGCTGAACACCGCCTCAGAGACCTGCACACAGAGAACCAAAGACTGAAGAGCGAGTTGGACAACCTCAAG gAGAAGTTGGAGCAGCAGTATGCTCAGAGCTATAagcaggtctccatgttagaggATGACCTGGGACAGACCAGAGGAATCAAGGAACAGCTTCATAAATACGTCAGAGAACTGGAGCAGGCCAACGATGACCTGGAGAGAGCCAAGAG ggcGACCATCGTATCTCTGGAGGACTTTGAGGGTCGTCTGAACCAGGCCATAGAGAGGAATGCCTTCCTGGAGAGTGAGCTGGATGAGAAGGAGTCTCTACTGGTCTCAGTACAGAGACTGAAGGATGAAGCCAGAG ACCTGAGACAGGAGATGGTGGTGAGGGAAAGGACTGCAGACAGAATGTCAGCCCCCAGCTCTCCTACCCTGGACATGGACAAGATGGACTCTGCTGTCCAGGCCTCCCTGTCCCTGCCCGTCACCCCTGTAGGGAAGGGTATGGAACACCCGTTCATCAACCCTAAATCATCAG tgttAACAAATGGCTGTGGGCCTGGTGGCTCACCTCTGACCCCATCAGCAAGAATCTCTGCTCTTAATATTGTTGGGGACCTTCTTAGAAAAGTGGGG GCGCTGGAGTCCAAGCTAGCTGCATGTAGGAACTTTGCCAAGGACCAGGCCGTGAGGAAAACCTACTCCACGTCGTCCACCAACATGATCACTGGGAACGGAAACCTCATCAACAGCAACGCCACCAAGTTCTCCCACTCactacacaccacctactacgaCAAAAC GGCTGTGAATGGACTGGACCCCAGCACCCTGACTGCCCTGGCGTCGCCCCGGACTGTCTCCCCTCCTGGCATGCTGCCTCTCACCGTTTAG
- the LOC123743381 gene encoding RING finger protein 222, producing MTPFDGHQEEERDSQSQEDSECPVCYDSLSGTERTLSCGHVFCHDCLVKTLVSINRDGVIRDTIICPVCRHLTFIKKQQEVGVPLAPGKEAEEGGRQTLKVPVPPPAPGNPQHHHETRRASGHSSSPSDSSGLSWIGRHFRWISERCRSRRILSLISPDHRKSQIFIISAQGRPMADEDAVSLDTMPVVPQPNRRRRRIRICTTARCLVVLLVIFTLMAMVAATLPWIILA from the coding sequence ATGACACCATTCGACGGACATCAAGAGGAGGAACGGGACTCGCAGAGCCAGGAGGACTCTGAGTGTCCCGTGTGTTATGATAGTCTCTCCGGCACGGAGAGGACCCTGAGCTGCGGACACGTTTTCTGCCACGACTGTCTGGTAAAAACCTTAGTCAGTATCAACAGGGACGGCGTCATCAGAGACACCATCATCTGTCCCGTCTGCCGACACCTGACTTTCATCAAGAAACAACAGGAGGTTGGGGTTCCTCTCGCCCCAGGGAAAGAGGCCGAGGAAGGAGGCAGGCAGACCTTGAAGGTCCCTGTCCCTCCACCAGCACCTGGTAACCCACAGCATCACCATGAAACACGACGCGCGTCAGGGCATAGTAGCTCACCGTCTGATTCAAGTGGACTGAGCTGGATTGGGAGACACTTTAGGTGGATTTCAGAGAGATGCAGGAGTCGACGGATACTATCACTGATCAGTCCCGACCACAGAAAGTCTCAGATTTTCATCATCAGTGCCCAGGGCCGACCCATGGCTGATGAAGATGCGGTTAGCCTGGACACTATGCCTGTTGTTCCCCAACCCAACCGCAGGAGACGGCGAATCAGGATTTGCACAACGGCACGTTGCTTGGTCGTTCTGCTTGTGATATTCACATTGATGGCAATGGTAGCTGCCACACTTCCTTGGATTATATTGGCATAG